One genomic window of Pempheris klunzingeri isolate RE-2024b chromosome 12, fPemKlu1.hap1, whole genome shotgun sequence includes the following:
- the cxcl12a gene encoding chemokine (C-X-C motif) ligand 12a (stromal cell-derived factor 1), with protein MDMKLLALVAALTVVMYAPPSQAKPISLVERCYCRSTVNSLPRGFIRELRFIHTPNCPFQVIARLKTNKEVCVNPEIRWLQQYLKNAINKMKKSKQAN; from the exons ATGGATATGAAGCTGCTGGCGCTCGTGGCTGCACTCACAGTGGTGATGTATGCGCCTCCATCACAAG CGAAGCCCATCAGTCTGGTGGAGAGATGCTACTGTCGTTCAACGGTCAACAGCCTCCCGCGAGGCTTCATCCGAGAGCTCAGGTTCATCCACACGCCCAACTGCCCCTTCCAAGTGAT TGCCAGGctgaagacaaacaaagaggtgtgtgtgaacCCAGAGATCCGGTGGCTGCAGCAGTACCTGAAGAACGCCATCAACAA AATGAAGAAATCCAAACAGGCTAACTAA